A part of Terriglobales bacterium genomic DNA contains:
- a CDS encoding FmdE family protein, translating to MEPLETYLHEAEVAHGHLCAGQVLGVRMAMAGLSRLGIHDARGADRKRLVTYVEIDRCATDAIGVVTGCRLGKRALKFFDWGKMAATFVDLESGRAIRVSAKESSKEAARRLHPELQSKNEQQMLAYREMKDEDLFDFQNVKVEVRPEDLPGFKAERIVCSKCGEGINFHREVRRGDQILCRACSGDSYYTLIGS from the coding sequence ATGGAACCGCTCGAGACCTACCTTCATGAAGCCGAAGTTGCGCATGGCCATTTATGCGCCGGACAAGTTCTAGGCGTGCGCATGGCAATGGCCGGTCTCTCCCGATTGGGGATTCACGACGCTCGCGGTGCTGATCGCAAGCGGCTGGTCACATACGTCGAAATCGATCGCTGCGCAACTGATGCAATTGGCGTTGTCACCGGATGCCGTCTGGGCAAGCGCGCGCTCAAGTTTTTCGATTGGGGAAAAATGGCAGCCACGTTCGTGGATCTCGAATCCGGACGCGCAATTCGCGTCTCAGCAAAAGAATCATCGAAGGAAGCGGCTCGGCGCCTCCATCCAGAGCTTCAGAGCAAGAACGAGCAGCAAATGCTCGCATATCGAGAAATGAAAGATGAAGACCTCTTTGATTTTCAGAACGTGAAGGTAGAGGTCCGCCCCGAAGATCTGCCCGGATTCAAAGCGGAAAGAATCGTCTGCTCAAAATGCGGCGAGGGCATCAACTTCCATCGCGAAGTCAGACGGGGGGATCAAATCCTTTGCCGCGCCTGCTCAGGTGACAGCTACTACACGCTAATTGGAAGCTAA
- a CDS encoding dolichyl-phosphate beta-glucosyltransferase yields MPAPFYSIIIPAYNEAERIGASLDRILSYIAESRWSAEVIVVNDGSRDNTSEVVQEYSGRNPIIRVLENPGNRGKGYSVRNGMLNASGQVLLFTDADLSSPIEEANKLFAVIESGQADVAIGSRYLQSELQTRKQPLHRRMLGRAFNGALRMILGLSYVDTQCGFKAFNRKAVTTIFPNMKIERWGFDPEILFLARRYGLRVAEVPVSWAHDHRSKISPMRDGTRMLGELLRIRMNSVGGKYISPAAQARVVTKTA; encoded by the coding sequence ATGCCCGCCCCCTTCTACAGCATCATCATCCCGGCTTATAACGAGGCCGAACGTATCGGCGCCAGTCTTGACCGTATTCTTAGCTACATCGCCGAATCGCGATGGTCGGCAGAAGTTATCGTGGTCAACGACGGTTCCCGCGATAACACGTCCGAGGTCGTTCAGGAGTACTCGGGTCGGAATCCCATCATCCGTGTGCTGGAGAATCCGGGCAATCGCGGCAAAGGATATAGTGTCCGCAACGGAATGCTGAATGCTTCGGGGCAGGTGCTGCTTTTTACTGACGCCGACCTGTCATCTCCGATCGAGGAAGCGAACAAGCTTTTCGCTGTAATCGAGAGTGGCCAGGCGGATGTTGCTATTGGCTCCCGCTATCTGCAAAGCGAGCTGCAGACGCGAAAGCAGCCGCTGCATCGTCGCATGCTCGGACGAGCCTTCAATGGGGCGCTGCGCATGATTCTTGGACTCTCGTATGTTGATACCCAGTGCGGGTTTAAAGCCTTCAATCGGAAGGCTGTTACGACGATCTTCCCAAATATGAAGATTGAACGCTGGGGATTTGATCCCGAGATCCTTTTCCTGGCTCGTCGCTATGGACTGCGTGTGGCGGAAGTCCCGGTCTCGTGGGCCCACGATCATCGCTCCAAGATCAGCCCTATGCGTGACGGTACGCGAATGCTCGGCGAGCTACTCCGCATTCGCATGAACTCCGTAGGGGGGAAGTACATCTCTCCAGCCGCCCAGGCGCGAGTTGTTACCAAGACGGCCTGA
- a CDS encoding aldehyde dehydrogenase family protein — protein sequence MSKIAEKFATMEYGPALEDAKEALSWLDRHKRHFGHFIKGSWQEPVEGEYFDTTDPSTGDKLAAVAQGSAKDVDAAVKAARAAFPSWNSLTTHARARYLYALARQIQKHSRRLAVLETLDNGKPIRESRDIDIPLVARHFYHHAGWAQILNEEFPGYEACGVVGQVIPWNFPLLMLAWKIAPALATGNTVVLKPAEFTPLTALAFADICHEIGLPAGVVNIITGDGRTGEALVKHPDVDKIAFTGSTEVGRAIRKATAASHKKLSLELGGKSPYIIFDDADLDSAVEGLVDGIWFNQGQVCCAGSRLLMQESVADALVNKIRARMETLRVGAPLDKAIDIGAIVAPVQLERIRRLVDQGVAEGATCCQPGTQLPIKGLYYPPTLLTNVHPSSTVAQEEIFGPVLAAMTFRTLREAVELANNTTYGLAASVWSENINVALQVASHIKAGVVWVNSTNLFDAACGFGGYRESGYGREGGREGLLEYLEPSWFKRAPLLLKSTKNVEQQAGDEEPSPGIPGIDRTVKLYIGGKQARPDSGYSFPVYGADGALLGEAPLGNRKDIRNAVEAARKAESWEKATAHNRAQILYYMAENLSQRATEIAARLARAVGEKQASAEVERSIERIFSYAAWADKFDGAVHNPPFRNVSIAMNEPIGTVAIVAPAEEPLLGFLSLVLPTIAMGNTVVAIPSERYPLITGDLYQLFDTSDLPAGVVNIVTGRVAELTKVLAEHDDVDGVWCFSDESAAAQVKALSIGNLKQVFTNEGRAIDWFKNDQAEGRWFLQHAVQVKNIWVPYGE from the coding sequence ATGTCTAAGATCGCGGAAAAATTCGCCACCATGGAGTACGGCCCGGCGCTGGAGGATGCGAAAGAGGCGCTGAGCTGGCTCGATCGCCACAAGCGGCACTTTGGGCACTTCATCAAAGGAAGCTGGCAGGAGCCGGTCGAGGGAGAGTACTTCGATACCACCGATCCGTCGACAGGTGACAAGCTTGCGGCCGTCGCTCAAGGGAGCGCGAAAGATGTAGATGCGGCGGTGAAAGCGGCGCGCGCAGCTTTCCCATCGTGGAACTCCCTCACAACGCATGCGCGAGCTCGCTACCTCTATGCTCTCGCCCGGCAGATACAGAAGCATTCGCGGCGGCTCGCGGTTTTGGAGACGCTTGACAACGGCAAGCCGATCCGGGAAAGCCGCGATATTGATATTCCGCTGGTTGCGCGCCACTTCTATCATCACGCCGGGTGGGCGCAGATTCTCAACGAAGAATTTCCCGGCTACGAAGCTTGCGGCGTTGTAGGACAAGTGATTCCATGGAACTTCCCGCTGCTCATGCTGGCATGGAAGATCGCGCCGGCTCTTGCGACCGGCAACACCGTTGTCTTGAAGCCCGCGGAGTTCACGCCGCTCACGGCTCTGGCCTTCGCGGACATCTGTCACGAGATTGGGTTGCCGGCCGGCGTGGTGAACATCATCACCGGCGATGGCCGCACGGGAGAGGCGCTGGTTAAGCATCCCGATGTAGACAAGATTGCCTTCACCGGCTCAACTGAGGTTGGGCGCGCGATTCGCAAAGCCACCGCAGCCAGCCACAAGAAGCTTTCACTTGAACTCGGCGGCAAGTCTCCGTACATCATCTTCGATGATGCCGATCTCGACAGCGCAGTAGAGGGACTGGTCGATGGGATCTGGTTCAACCAGGGACAGGTCTGCTGCGCGGGCTCGCGTCTGCTGATGCAGGAGAGCGTTGCCGATGCATTGGTCAACAAGATTCGGGCGCGGATGGAGACTCTTCGCGTAGGTGCGCCTCTGGATAAAGCCATCGATATCGGGGCGATTGTCGCTCCCGTTCAGCTCGAACGCATTCGCCGTCTGGTCGATCAAGGCGTTGCCGAGGGAGCGACCTGCTGCCAGCCCGGAACGCAGCTTCCCATTAAGGGGCTGTATTATCCGCCGACGCTTCTCACGAATGTTCATCCCAGCTCAACGGTGGCGCAGGAAGAGATCTTCGGGCCCGTGCTTGCGGCCATGACCTTCCGCACATTGCGCGAGGCCGTCGAATTGGCAAACAACACAACGTACGGCCTGGCCGCGAGCGTTTGGAGCGAGAACATTAACGTCGCTCTCCAGGTCGCCTCGCACATCAAAGCCGGCGTGGTCTGGGTGAACAGCACGAACCTATTCGACGCGGCCTGCGGCTTCGGCGGCTATCGCGAGAGTGGCTATGGACGCGAAGGCGGACGCGAAGGGCTGCTCGAGTACCTCGAGCCATCTTGGTTCAAGAGAGCTCCGCTGCTGCTAAAGAGCACGAAAAATGTGGAGCAGCAAGCAGGAGACGAAGAACCCTCGCCCGGCATTCCAGGCATCGACAGAACGGTGAAGCTTTACATCGGCGGCAAACAGGCTCGTCCCGATTCGGGATACAGCTTTCCGGTGTATGGAGCTGACGGTGCACTGCTCGGCGAAGCACCACTGGGAAATCGTAAAGATATCCGCAATGCAGTTGAAGCTGCGCGCAAAGCCGAATCCTGGGAAAAGGCGACTGCACACAATCGCGCTCAGATCCTGTACTACATGGCCGAAAACCTGTCGCAACGCGCGACAGAAATTGCTGCGCGATTGGCGCGAGCTGTAGGCGAAAAGCAGGCCTCGGCCGAGGTTGAGCGCAGCATCGAGCGCATCTTCTCTTATGCGGCCTGGGCAGACAAGTTCGATGGGGCGGTGCACAATCCACCGTTCCGCAATGTTTCCATTGCGATGAATGAGCCGATTGGGACGGTAGCAATTGTCGCTCCAGCAGAAGAGCCTCTGCTCGGATTCCTTTCCCTCGTCTTGCCGACGATTGCAATGGGAAACACCGTCGTAGCGATTCCGTCCGAACGTTATCCGCTGATTACCGGCGACTTGTACCAGCTCTTCGATACCAGCGATCTCCCGGCAGGCGTGGTGAACATCGTCACGGGACGAGTCGCGGAACTCACGAAAGTTCTGGCCGAGCACGACGACGTCGATGGCGTCTGGTGCTTCTCTGACGAAAGCGCGGCTGCGCAGGTAAAGGCACTGTCAATCGGAAATCTGAAGCAGGTCTTCACCAATGAAGGTCGCGCTATCGACTGGTTCAAGAACGATCAAGCCGAGGGCCGCTGGTTCCTTCAGCATGCAGTACAAGTGAAGAACATCTGGGTGCCATACGGAGAGTAA
- a CDS encoding MmcQ/YjbR family DNA-binding protein, translating to MKGPAPKHDKGEHIQRVRRICMALPGTTEKLSHGEPTFFVAKKVYTMFADNHHDDGHIAVWLPAAPGAQPALIRQNPKAYFKPPYVGVRGWIGVNLDHLDEDELGAHIHEAWQMVASKNAKRRGV from the coding sequence ATGAAAGGTCCAGCTCCCAAGCACGATAAGGGTGAACACATTCAGCGTGTTCGCCGGATTTGTATGGCCCTGCCCGGAACAACCGAAAAGCTGTCGCATGGTGAGCCTACGTTCTTTGTAGCCAAGAAGGTCTATACCATGTTTGCCGACAACCATCACGACGATGGCCACATTGCCGTCTGGCTGCCCGCCGCGCCGGGAGCCCAGCCAGCCTTAATTCGCCAGAATCCCAAGGCTTACTTCAAGCCTCCTTATGTAGGCGTGCGCGGCTGGATCGGTGTCAATCTCGATCACCTTGATGAGGATGAATTGGGCGCCCACATCCACGAAGCGTGGCAGATGGTCGCCTCAAAAAATGCGAAGAGACGCGGGGTGTAG
- the deoC gene encoding deoxyribose-phosphate aldolase, whose translation MAVKTDFEYRVTETRAQQLELQPNRGVPLNLDWVEDVRINTSAVERRAESLTKRRTVKKDWQAAWLLRAISCMDLTTLSGDDTEQRVLRLCAKAKQPVQHSIMKQLGLEDFRLKVAAVCVYHSFVETALRALEGTGINVAAVSTGFPAGLSPLAERVGEIRRSVAAGAQEIDVVITRAHVFGGRWQALFDEVATFKEACGKAHMKVILGTGDLVTLRNVARASKVAMMAGADFIKTSTGKESVNATLPVGLVMVRAIREYVAHTGMAVGFKPAGGIRTAKQSLDWLALMKEELGDRWLDASLFRFGASGMLADIERQLEYYATGRYSADYRHPIA comes from the coding sequence ATGGCGGTGAAAACCGATTTTGAGTATCGCGTAACGGAAACGCGTGCGCAGCAGCTCGAGCTGCAGCCGAATCGTGGTGTGCCTCTCAATCTCGACTGGGTGGAAGACGTCCGCATAAATACCAGTGCCGTCGAGCGACGCGCCGAGTCGCTGACTAAGCGGCGCACGGTGAAGAAAGATTGGCAGGCGGCATGGCTGCTGCGCGCGATCTCGTGCATGGATCTCACTACGCTCTCCGGCGACGATACCGAGCAACGCGTCCTTCGACTTTGTGCTAAGGCGAAGCAACCCGTCCAGCACAGCATCATGAAGCAGCTCGGACTGGAAGATTTCCGGCTCAAAGTGGCCGCGGTATGCGTTTATCACAGCTTCGTTGAGACTGCGTTGCGCGCGCTTGAGGGTACGGGCATCAATGTAGCTGCTGTCTCGACCGGATTTCCTGCTGGACTTTCACCATTGGCGGAGCGCGTAGGGGAAATTCGCCGCTCGGTAGCTGCTGGAGCGCAGGAGATCGATGTGGTCATCACACGCGCACACGTCTTCGGCGGCCGATGGCAGGCACTCTTTGACGAGGTTGCAACATTCAAAGAAGCATGCGGCAAAGCGCACATGAAGGTGATCCTCGGGACGGGCGATCTGGTGACGCTGCGCAATGTCGCTCGTGCCAGCAAGGTTGCCATGATGGCAGGTGCAGATTTCATCAAGACCTCGACCGGAAAGGAAAGCGTGAATGCCACTTTGCCGGTAGGTCTGGTCATGGTTCGTGCCATACGCGAATACGTCGCGCACACCGGCATGGCGGTGGGATTCAAACCTGCAGGCGGCATCCGCACCGCAAAGCAGTCGCTCGATTGGCTCGCGCTTATGAAAGAAGAACTGGGAGATCGCTGGCTCGATGCAAGTCTGTTCCGCTTCGGCGCAAGCGGAATGCTCGCCGACATCGAGCGGCAGCTCGAATACTACGCAACCGGACGTTACTCGGCGGATTACAGGCATCCGATTGCGTGA
- a CDS encoding HD domain-containing phosphohydrolase gives MASMLQGSRSGTPRKLQTILVVDDKLDTLLLVRELLTSRGYNVTTASDADEAIEAIHAERPDLILLDVIMPGRSGYDLCRELKEDPATRLIPVVMITGLSDRADRIRGIEAGADDFLSKPLYPEELYARVKSLLKLKHFTDELENAESVLFTLALGVEARDPFTGDHCSRLAHYASALGRHLHFDNENIIALERGGYLHDLGKIKVPDEILKKGSELTRDEWDIMKQHPVDGETICQPLKSFRKVLPIIRHHHEHWNGSGYPDGLEGHNIPVLARVLQVVDVFDALTTARPYKPALPTAQAKETMLREAKRGLWDYELVREFFSMLEAKRRAA, from the coding sequence ATGGCATCCATGCTCCAGGGCTCTCGCAGCGGCACGCCGCGCAAGTTACAGACAATCCTGGTAGTTGACGACAAGCTCGACACCCTTCTGCTGGTCCGCGAGCTACTCACCTCCCGCGGATACAACGTTACGACTGCCTCTGACGCCGACGAAGCGATCGAAGCTATTCATGCGGAGAGACCCGATTTAATTCTGCTGGATGTGATCATGCCGGGTCGGTCTGGCTATGACTTGTGCCGGGAATTAAAAGAAGATCCCGCCACTCGGCTTATTCCGGTAGTCATGATCACCGGACTCAGCGACCGCGCCGACCGCATCCGCGGCATTGAGGCCGGAGCCGACGATTTTCTTTCCAAGCCGCTCTATCCAGAAGAGTTATATGCCCGCGTCAAGAGCCTGCTGAAGCTCAAGCATTTTACCGATGAGCTTGAGAACGCGGAATCGGTCCTGTTTACGCTGGCTCTGGGTGTAGAGGCCCGGGATCCATTCACAGGCGATCATTGCTCCCGACTCGCGCACTATGCCAGTGCCCTCGGGCGGCATCTCCACTTCGATAATGAGAACATCATTGCGCTCGAACGCGGGGGGTATCTCCACGATCTTGGCAAGATCAAGGTACCGGATGAAATCCTCAAGAAAGGCTCAGAGCTTACCCGTGACGAGTGGGACATCATGAAGCAGCATCCCGTCGATGGCGAAACCATCTGCCAACCGCTGAAATCTTTCCGCAAAGTCCTTCCGATTATTCGTCACCATCATGAGCACTGGAACGGGTCGGGCTATCCGGACGGGCTCGAAGGTCACAACATTCCCGTCCTAGCGCGAGTTCTCCAAGTAGTAGATGTCTTCGATGCGCTCACCACGGCTCGTCCTTATAAGCCTGCACTCCCAACCGCTCAAGCCAAAGAGACGATGCTGCGCGAAGCCAAACGCGGACTTTGGGACTACGAACTCGTTCGCGAATTCTTCAGCATGCTGGAAGCAAAGCGCCGCGCGGCCTAA